The DNA window CCTGTGGCTGTTTCGTAGTCTAGTGGTTGCAGGGTGTAGGAAAAGGTGATGCGTTGTTTTAGCTGACGAAATTTTTTCAGGTTCAGGCGTTCATTCAGTTCGGGTTGTCCAAAGAGTACAATCTGAATCAATTTGAATTTCTCTGTCTCGATATTGGTAATTAAACGCAAGGCCTCCAGACTGTCATCAGGCAGTGCCTGAGCCTCATCAATGAGCAGGACGACCTTTTTATCCTGTTTGATTAGAGCAATCAATTTTTCGGTAATCAATTTAACCAGTTTATGTAGGCCGATATTTTCCTGGTGTTCGATGCTGAGTTCATCAGCAAGTGCAATGTAGAGTTCCAGTGGTGGCAAAAAAGGATTCGGTATATAGGCAGTGATAAAGTTATCCGCCATATTTTTTAACAGGGTTCGGCAGAGCATGGTTTTTCCTGTGCCTACCTCACCGGTTATTTTTATAAAGCCATCACCATGCGCCAGTGCGATCAAGATGGTATTGAGAGCCTCTTGATGATTGTTGTCTTTAAACAGGAAGCTGGTATCCGGTGTGATACTGAAGGGTAGTTCCTGTAATGAAAAATGTTTTAGATACATTGTTGATTACTTTTCATGGAGTAGGGGATAGGATTTTTTAATCCATTTTTGCCAGGCATAATCATTATTGACAACAATCGGGCGTATCAAGATAACCAATTCACTTTTTCGGGTGCTTTCTTTTTTATGGGAGAACAGGTTGCCGATAAGCGGGATAGAACGAAGACCAGGGATACCCGCATCATTGCTGCTTATGCTGGTTTTCATCAGGCCGCCAATGGCGATAATTTGACCACTCTGTGCGCGAATGATGCTATCAGATTCACGGATTGAACTAAAGGCAAGGGGTACGCTCATGGTGTTGTTGGCAGTAATATTAATCTGCTTGGTTTTTTCAATAACTTCACTAACGGTCGGATGAATGTGTAGGATGATGCTACCATTTTCATCAATTTGTGGAATAACATCGAGGGCAACACCTGAAAAGAACGGGGTCAGCTCAACATCAACTGTTTGATCCTGGGTTGCCGCTGTTGTGGTGGTGGTACGACTCTCAATATCGGTAACAAAAAATTCATCAGAGCCGACCTTGATAATGGCCTTTTGATTGTTGATGGTTGATATGCGTGGGCTGGATAGAATGTGTACATCCCCTTGTGTGCCCAGTAATTCAATAAAGGCATTAAAGCGGTCAAAGTTAACCGCCAGAGAAAACATGCCACCAAAGGCAGCGGCAGTCGTACCCTGTATAGGTGTGTAATTATTGGGATCAAGGATACCATTATTTCCGGCGATAGACGGGGTGGTGCTACTGCTTAACAGGGTGCCACCACCAACTTGTGCTGCGGTGATGCTACCACCACTATTGAGGGCTGCCCAGTTAATGCCCGATTGATAGCCATCATTGAGTGCAACCTCAATAATCTTGGCTTCAAGAATGACCTGTCGTTGTATGATCGATTGTGTCATCTCCAGAAAGTCTGCGATCTTTCTGATCTCGGAAGGCGTGGCATGCACCATTACAATACCGGATAACGGGTTAACAATGACTCTTTTGTCTTTGTCTTCACCAATGATTGTCTTTAGAGATTGTTCAAGTTCAGGCCAGAAGTCAGAATCAGAACTTGTATTGAGTTCGCTACCAGATACACTGGAGGATGCCAGAGTTTCATTATTGTTGTTGTTTGTATCGGTATCTGATCCAGTGGTGGTGGTTTTTGAGACCTGTCCCGAGCTAACCTGAATCTTTGAGTTGCCACTACGATTAATATTCAGATAATTGATATTGAAGATACGGGTTATCAATTTATTTGACAGCACCTCATAGCCGTTGGTTATTTTCATAAATTCATAACCGTATACGCTGCGTACCATTTTCATGGTCTCGTTCAGGGTGACATTTTTCAGGGTCAGGCTAATATTACCTTTAATGCCTGGGTGAACCACCATATTATAAGGGGTGTCTTTTACCAGACTCATAAAAAAGGCCTTGGCAGGTACATTGTCGGTTATTACATTAAAGCGTGGTTCGGTATTTATAGTGGATTTTTTGTGACTAGAAACAGGGTAGCTTGGTAATAGAGCCTGTGTGATATCAGCCGGTGGTAGAGTAGGTGGTACTATGTTTTTTTTGTTTTGATTAGGTTCTTTAACGGCGGCATGGACTGTCTCCATATTTTGTTTGGGGCGAACCTGATGAGCGGGATGACAGGCATACAGGTTGAGCAGAGCAAACAATATGATCAGTTGTAAAAAATATTTGCTAGTAACGGGTGTCATCTGTATAGAGGATATATTCATTAACGAGGTTCTTTTATTTTTCTGGATTTCAGGGTCAGTATAATGGCTTTTTTATTGCTACCCAGTTTTACAGTGTCTTTGTTAATAGCGATGATTTGAGCATTATTAATCGTATCGCCTGTGGTAAGGCTCTTGCCATTAATAATGGCAATGCGTCGTTGGGGGGCGTGTAGTATGGAATTGAGTATCCATTGCTGTTGATCGGTTTTTTGAACGGCCAGGGTATGGGTTGGAAGCGTCGGATCTTTTAGTTTTGCCTGGAGACCGTGGCTTGACCCTATGAATGTAAAAATCAGGGTGATTGATAAAATGGATGCGCTATATTTAATTAGTTTTATCTTATTTTCCATGCTGTTGTGAGCATAACACATTCATTTAAGTCTTAATGCAATTAGTTTAATTGCAGGCTTCCTCTCAGTTCAGACAGATTGCTCAGTTGATGACGTTGCAGGTAATCAATCAAACCTTGATTGATCTTTTTACAGATCAGCGGGTCATAGAATAGAGCTGTGCCAATACCAACTGTTGTTGCACCGGCAATAATAAATTCCAGTGCGTCTTCTGCACTATTGATGCCGCCTTGGCCGATAATGGGGATATTGTGTACCTTGCAGACTTGATAGACCTGGTGCACTTTTAACAGAGCAATCGGTTTAATTGCTGGCCCGGAAAGACCGCCCTGATTGTTGCCAATAATAGGTTTTCGATTTTCAATATCAATTGCCATGCCCATCAGGGTATTGATGGCAGCAAAGGCATCGGTGCCGGCTTCAATACAGCGCCGGGCATTTTCGGCAATATCGGTTTGATTGGGCGATAGTTTGGTGATCAGTGGTTTGCTGGTTGCCTTGCGACAGGCAGCCACTACGTTGGCAGACATCTCCACGTTATTGCCGAAGGCCACCCCCCCTTCCTTGACGTTCGGGCAGGAGATATTGATTTCAATGGCATCGACGGGCGAATCATCAAAGCGCTGACAGATTTCAGCATATTCCTCAATGGTCGAGCCTGCTACATTAGCGATAAAGCGGGTTTCAGAAAAATCGAGGTCAGGAAGGATTTGGTTGATAACGTGATCCGCTCCCGGATTTTGCAGGCCAATGGCGTTAATCATGCCCATTGGTGTTTCATAGATACGGTGTGGCGGGTTGCCCAGCCGGGGTTCCAGGGTTGTACCCTTGAGGCAGACGGCACCGACATCGTTATTGGAAAAACCAGCAATACGCGTGTATTCTTCTCCAAATCCAACACAGCCAGAGAGTAGTACCTGTGGCGAGTTTAGAGTGAGGCCGCAAAAGTCAGTTATTAATGGATTTTTATCAGTTGGCATGGCTCATCATAGCTTATTGATTAATTCATTTAGATAATACCTTAAGGTGTAGCGATATGTTTCATATTATTTTATATCAACCAGAGATCCCACCTAATACAGGTAATATTATGCGCCTTTGTGCCAACACGGGTTGTCAATTACATCTAATCCACCCGCTGGGTTTTTCGGTGGATGATCGTAGTTTACGCCGTGCCGGTCTGGATTATCGAGATGCTGCGGTGATGAAGGAATATGATAGTTTGCAGGATTGTTTGCAGCAGATACCAGTCACGCGGGTTTATGCTTGTTCAACCAAGGGAGCGCAGTCTTATCATAAGGTTGATTTTGCTGAGGGTGATGCCTTGTTATTTGGTCCGGAGACCCGTGGTCTGCCTGCCGAGGTATTAGACTCTTTGCCAGAAAATCAGGTGATACGGGTGCCGATGCAGGCGAATAGCCGGAGCTTGAATCTATCGAACACAGTTGCCGTTGTTGTTTATGAGGCCTGGCGACAGCAAGGGTTTGGGGGGGAGGTTTAGCCGAGTTCGGGCTTGCGTTCGCGTCCGAGCAGGGCTCGGGCGGCTGCTTGTGGTGCTATATTCTCATAAAGAACACGGTAGACCTGTTCGGTAATGGGGAGTTCAATCTGTAATTTTTTAGCCAGCTTCATCATCTCTTTGGTGGTGTTGGCGCCCTCAACAACTTGTCCGATGGATGCAATGGCCTCATCCTTGCTGTATCCCTGACCAAGAGCCATGCCCAGTTTTCGGTTACGGCTTTGGTTATCGGTGCAGGTCAGGATAAGATCGCCGACACCGGCAAGCCCCATAAAGGTCTCCTGTTTTCCACCAAGTGCGGTGCCGAGTCGGATGAGCTCGGCTAGTCCACGGGTGATGAGTGCGGCACGACTGTTGGCACCCAGACCAAGACCATCGGAGATACCGGCGGCAATGGCGAGAACATTCTTTAATGCGCCACCGAGCTGAACGCCAATAACATCATTGGTAGTGTAGGCGCGTAATGACTTGTTATGCAGTAATTGTGCAACGTTAGCGGCGGTTTCGGAGGAATTAGACGCAATTGCAACCGCTGTTGGTAGCCCGCTAGCAACCTCTCTGGCAAAAGTGGGGCCTGATAATATGGCGATGGGGTGATCCTTGCCGAGTATTTCTTCACCCACCTGATGTAATAGCTTGCCGCTATTCTGTTCAAGGCCTTTGGTCGCAATAATGAGTCGGGATGAGGGTTTTAATAGTCCGTCACAGATTTGTAGCTGACCACGAAAAGCATGGCTGGGAACAACCATGAGCAGGTCGGCTGATCCTTGTAAGCTGTCCTTAATATCTGGACAAATTTGTAGATTGGGTGGAAAGGCAATTTCAGGCAGGTAGGTTGAATTGCAGCGATCTTTCTCTAATTGCTGTAAAAACTCTGGTTTATGCCCCCAAAGGCGTACATCATGCCCATTTTGTGCTAGCAGAATAGCGAGCGCGGTGCCCCATGAACCGGCACCATGAACAGCGATTGGGTGATGTGATGCCATTATACCAGGGGCATTCCGGATTTAATGGGTGACTTCCGGGGTCTCGTTATCACCGTCAGTGGCTGCTTGTTGCTGGGCAGCCATCTGTTGTGTTTTCTGTGCGTATAAGGCCTCAAAATTTAGAGGGGAAAGCAATAATTGGGTAAATCCGCCCTTGGACACCATGCTGGCAGCCGCCTCTGAGGCATAGGGGTAAATCAGGCTGGGCGCATAGCTACCGAGCATGGGGCCTAGTTCTTCATCAGAAAAACCCTTGACCAGAAATAGCCCTGCTTGTTGTACCTCGGCAAGATAGGCGGTCTCATCACTATCTCCGACCTTGGCGGTAACAGTGAGTGACAGCATAACTTCAAATAGATCATTATCCCCTTTTTTAACCTCGCTATTAAGTTGCATATTGAGATTAGGTTTCCACTCCTTGGCAAAGATGCCTGGTGTGTTCGGGGCCTCGAAGGAGGCATCCTTTAAGTAGATTTTTTGCAATTCAAATCTTTTTGTATTTTCGCTATCAGCCATGTCGAGTCCCTGTATATTTGTGAAGTAATTATGCTTTGTTGATGGGTAGGTTGGCATTTTGCCATGCCATGAACCCACCATTTAGATTCTTTAAGTCGTTAAAGCCCAGTTTTTTTAATAGATTGCAGGCCTTTGCTGAACGATGACCGCTACGACAATAGACGATGACTGTCTTGTCAGGGCTCAGTTCACTATGGCGTGTATTGAGTTCGGGTAGCGGGATGTGAGTGTCGTCTTGCAGTGAGCCATTTTTGAGTTCATCGGCGTTGCGCACGTCCAGCAGAGTGATATCCTGTTCATTGCTCAGCTGAATCAATTGCTGAGGGCTGATGTCCGGAAAGCCACGGGTCTTGTGTTGTATTTCACCCAGGATCAGCATGCCAAGTAGCACAGCAAAGGCAAAGGATAGTTCCCAGTGGTTAGTAATGAACTCGCCGAGTTGAATAGTGTCCATAGTTTATATTCTTGAATTGAGTGGGTTAGGGTTGTCTTGAACAAAATACCTGGCGCATCATATCAATGAGTTGCAGGGTGCGGGTATCGCCAATGCGGTAAAAGACCTTATTGGCTTCTTTGCGTGTATTAAGAATGCCCTTGTCACGCAAGATGGCAAGATGTTGAGATATATTGCTTTGCGAGGTGCCTACTTTGGTAACAATTTCCTGTACGCTATATTCTGTGTCGCCTAGTTTACACAGGATGCTCAGACGCAACGGGTGCGACATAGCCTTGAGCGAACGTGAGGCTCGTTCAATATCCTCTGCCTGGGAGAGTAGATCTGCATCAGTGTTTTCACTCATAGTATTACCATTTAACTTATGCGGTTTGATTTATCATATCCTTTATAATTAAAACATTATACAATAATACTGTACTTTAGCGTGGAAATTTTATGCCAAATAATATCAAGCCAGTTGTTTTGTTGATCATGGACGGTTGGGGTTATAGCGAAGACCCTTTCTATAATGCCATTCATGCGGCGAATAAGCCGGTATGGGATGGCCTATGGAGTCAATATCCGCATACCTTGATACGCACCTCGGGTGCGGCGGTGGGTCTGCCCGCTGATCAGATGGGCAACTCGGAGGTCGGGCACCTGAATTTGGGTGCTGGCCGGGTGGTCTACCAGGAGTTTACCCGGGTTAGCCGTTCGATTAAAACCGGTTCTTTCTTTACTAATGCAACCCTGACCGATGCGGTTGATTTGGCAATTGAGAGTGATAAGGCGGTGCATCTTATTGGTCTGTTATCGCCGGGCGGGGTGCATAGTCATGAAGAACATATTCATGCGATGGCTGAGTTAGCGGTTAAACGGGGCTGTAACAAAGTCTATATGCATGCCTTTCTGGATGGTCGTGATACGGCGCCACGTAGCGCGCAGGAATCCCTGCAGCGTATGGATGATAAGTTTGCCGAGCTGGGCGTGGGTTGTATTGCCTCTGTTATTGGTCGTTATTTTGCGATGGATCGGGATCATCGCTGGGAACGAATTAAGTCCTCTTACGATTTGATTACTCAGGGTAAGTCTGCTTATCGCGCAGAAAATGCTGTTGCGGCTCTGCAAATGGCCTATGAACGTGATGAATCAGATGAGTTCGTTCAGGCTACCGCGATTGTGCCCGCAGGTGGTTCAGCGGTGCGGGTTGAGGATGGTGATGTCATCATCTTTATGAATTATCGTTCTGATCGAGCCAGACAAATTACCCGGCCCTTTATTGAACCGGTGTTTGATGGTTTTACGCGTGAATATGTCCCGAAACTGGGGCGTTTTGCCAGTTTGACAGAATATAAGGCCGACTTTGATGTGCCGGTTGCCTTTCCTTCTGAACGTCTACGGAATGTCTTTGGTGAATATGTTGCGAATAATGGTCTGCGTCAGATGCGTATAGCAGAGACCGAGAAGTATGCCCATGTCACCTTCTTTTTTAATGGCGGTGAGGAAGATCCCTTTGAGTGTGAAGATCGCATCCTGATCCCTTCGCCCTCGGTTGCAACTTATGATCTACAACCGGAAATGAGTGCGGATGAATTGACGGACCGTCTGGTTGAGACCATTGAGGGTGGTAAGCATGATGTAATTATCTGTAATTATGCCAACCCGGATATGGTCGGGCATAGTGGTCATTATGAAGCTGCGATTAAGGCGATTGAGTTCCTGGATCAGTGCTTAGGTCGGGTTCTTGTGGCGATACAGCATGTGGATGGCGACCTCCTGATTACTGCCGATCATGGTAATGCAGAAAAGATGCGGGATGAAGACACCGGTCAGCCACATACAGCGCATACTACGAACCCGGTACCTTTGATCTATGTCGGTCATCGGGGGATATTAAATGACACCGGTTCATTGTGTGATATTGCACCCACTATGCTGGAATTGATGCGTCTACCTATCCCGCAGGAAATGAGTGGTAGTAGTTTGATAGAATTTGTTGGTTAAACATTCATACGATAATGATTCACTCAGGCGCTGGGGGTTTCGTCTAGGGTGGTTGTTTTTGGGTTGTTTTTTTATCCCGCTGACGTGGGCGAATACGCAGCCTGATATTAATGCCGATAAAAATCTACAGCAGATTCGTGAACAGATTGAGCAGATTCGCAATAAAATAAGTCGCAATCAAAAAAAAGAATCGAAGTTGGAGACCGGGTTACGGACGCTTGCCTTAAGTCTTGCGCGTAGCACGCAGGTACTCAG is part of the Gammaproteobacteria bacterium genome and encodes:
- a CDS encoding AAA family ATPase, which codes for MYLKHFSLQELPFSITPDTSFLFKDNNHQEALNTILIALAHGDGFIKITGEVGTGKTMLCRTLLKNMADNFITAYIPNPFLPPLELYIALADELSIEHQENIGLHKLVKLITEKLIALIKQDKKVVLLIDEAQALPDDSLEALRLITNIETEKFKLIQIVLFGQPELNERLNLKKFRQLKQRITFSYTLQPLDYETATGYISHRLTHAGWNGPSCFKKDALKYLFNASRGIPRLLNILCHKSLMAAYGKGDINITRKHAKLAVDDTEDASLPASRIILGLKLILLIAAGAIFAYLSYSLVNSS
- the mshL gene encoding pilus (MSHA type) biogenesis protein MshL, giving the protein MNISSIQMTPVTSKYFLQLIILFALLNLYACHPAHQVRPKQNMETVHAAVKEPNQNKKNIVPPTLPPADITQALLPSYPVSSHKKSTINTEPRFNVITDNVPAKAFFMSLVKDTPYNMVVHPGIKGNISLTLKNVTLNETMKMVRSVYGYEFMKITNGYEVLSNKLITRIFNINYLNINRSGNSKIQVSSGQVSKTTTTGSDTDTNNNNNETLASSSVSGSELNTSSDSDFWPELEQSLKTIIGEDKDKRVIVNPLSGIVMVHATPSEIRKIADFLEMTQSIIQRQVILEAKIIEVALNDGYQSGINWAALNSGGSITAAQVGGGTLLSSSTTPSIAGNNGILDPNNYTPIQGTTAAAFGGMFSLAVNFDRFNAFIELLGTQGDVHILSSPRISTINNQKAIIKVGSDEFFVTDIESRTTTTTAATQDQTVDVELTPFFSGVALDVIPQIDENGSIILHIHPTVSEVIEKTKQINITANNTMSVPLAFSSIRESDSIIRAQSGQIIAIGGLMKTSISSNDAGIPGLRSIPLIGNLFSHKKESTRKSELVILIRPIVVNNDYAWQKWIKKSYPLLHEK
- a CDS encoding dihydroorotate dehydrogenase, whose translation is MPTDKNPLITDFCGLTLNSPQVLLSGCVGFGEEYTRIAGFSNNDVGAVCLKGTTLEPRLGNPPHRIYETPMGMINAIGLQNPGADHVINQILPDLDFSETRFIANVAGSTIEEYAEICQRFDDSPVDAIEINISCPNVKEGGVAFGNNVEMSANVVAACRKATSKPLITKLSPNQTDIAENARRCIEAGTDAFAAINTLMGMAIDIENRKPIIGNNQGGLSGPAIKPIALLKVHQVYQVCKVHNIPIIGQGGINSAEDALEFIIAGATTVGIGTALFYDPLICKKINQGLIDYLQRHQLSNLSELRGSLQLN
- the trmL gene encoding tRNA (uridine(34)/cytosine(34)/5-carboxymethylaminomethyluridine(34)-2'-O)-methyltransferase TrmL — encoded protein: MFHIILYQPEIPPNTGNIMRLCANTGCQLHLIHPLGFSVDDRSLRRAGLDYRDAAVMKEYDSLQDCLQQIPVTRVYACSTKGAQSYHKVDFAEGDALLFGPETRGLPAEVLDSLPENQVIRVPMQANSRSLNLSNTVAVVVYEAWRQQGFGGEV
- a CDS encoding NAD(P)-dependent glycerol-3-phosphate dehydrogenase, yielding MASHHPIAVHGAGSWGTALAILLAQNGHDVRLWGHKPEFLQQLEKDRCNSTYLPEIAFPPNLQICPDIKDSLQGSADLLMVVPSHAFRGQLQICDGLLKPSSRLIIATKGLEQNSGKLLHQVGEEILGKDHPIAILSGPTFAREVASGLPTAVAIASNSSETAANVAQLLHNKSLRAYTTNDVIGVQLGGALKNVLAIAAGISDGLGLGANSRAALITRGLAELIRLGTALGGKQETFMGLAGVGDLILTCTDNQSRNRKLGMALGQGYSKDEAIASIGQVVEGANTTKEMMKLAKKLQIELPITEQVYRVLYENIAPQAAARALLGRERKPELG
- the secB gene encoding protein-export chaperone SecB — its product is MADSENTKRFELQKIYLKDASFEAPNTPGIFAKEWKPNLNMQLNSEVKKGDNDLFEVMLSLTVTAKVGDSDETAYLAEVQQAGLFLVKGFSDEELGPMLGSYAPSLIYPYASEAAASMVSKGGFTQLLLSPLNFEALYAQKTQQMAAQQQAATDGDNETPEVTH
- a CDS encoding rhodanese-like domain-containing protein, with the protein product MDTIQLGEFITNHWELSFAFAVLLGMLILGEIQHKTRGFPDISPQQLIQLSNEQDITLLDVRNADELKNGSLQDDTHIPLPELNTRHSELSPDKTVIVYCRSGHRSAKACNLLKKLGFNDLKNLNGGFMAWQNANLPINKA
- a CDS encoding winged helix-turn-helix transcriptional regulator — encoded protein: MSENTDADLLSQAEDIERASRSLKAMSHPLRLSILCKLGDTEYSVQEIVTKVGTSQSNISQHLAILRDKGILNTRKEANKVFYRIGDTRTLQLIDMMRQVFCSRQP
- a CDS encoding 2,3-bisphosphoglycerate-independent phosphoglycerate mutase, whose product is MPNNIKPVVLLIMDGWGYSEDPFYNAIHAANKPVWDGLWSQYPHTLIRTSGAAVGLPADQMGNSEVGHLNLGAGRVVYQEFTRVSRSIKTGSFFTNATLTDAVDLAIESDKAVHLIGLLSPGGVHSHEEHIHAMAELAVKRGCNKVYMHAFLDGRDTAPRSAQESLQRMDDKFAELGVGCIASVIGRYFAMDRDHRWERIKSSYDLITQGKSAYRAENAVAALQMAYERDESDEFVQATAIVPAGGSAVRVEDGDVIIFMNYRSDRARQITRPFIEPVFDGFTREYVPKLGRFASLTEYKADFDVPVAFPSERLRNVFGEYVANNGLRQMRIAETEKYAHVTFFFNGGEEDPFECEDRILIPSPSVATYDLQPEMSADELTDRLVETIEGGKHDVIICNYANPDMVGHSGHYEAAIKAIEFLDQCLGRVLVAIQHVDGDLLITADHGNAEKMRDEDTGQPHTAHTTNPVPLIYVGHRGILNDTGSLCDIAPTMLELMRLPIPQEMSGSSLIEFVG